Proteins encoded in a region of the Corynebacterium genitalium ATCC 33030 genome:
- a CDS encoding CsbD family protein, with the protein MADFEGKADQLKGDAKEAFGNATDNDQLKNEGKADQLGGDIKEKLSDAGDAAKDKFNEVAGKVQDKRDEA; encoded by the coding sequence ATGGCTGATTTTGAAGGCAAGGCAGACCAGCTGAAGGGCGACGCTAAGGAAGCTTTCGGCAACGCTACCGACAACGACCAGCTGAAGAACGAGGGCAAGGCTGACCAGCTCGGCGGCGACATCAAGGAGAAGCTGTCCGACGCTGGTGACGCTGCTAAGGACAAGTTCAACGAGGTCGCTGGCAAGGTCCAGGACAAGCGCGACGAGGCTTAA
- a CDS encoding nucleoside deaminase, translating into MSRRQAQAEERMRRAIEVARTTPIGDIPVGAVLYGPDGEEIATGTNRRETDRDPVGHAEVVVTRKAAQALGTWRLDGCELVVTLEPCTMCAGAILGARVQSLVFGAYEPKTGAVGSLIDVLRDPPHLHTVEVRGGVLETETASLMRDFFAREVRGHTADGRA; encoded by the coding sequence GTGAGCCGGCGACAGGCACAGGCCGAGGAGCGGATGCGCCGCGCCATCGAGGTCGCCCGGACCACACCCATCGGCGACATTCCCGTCGGTGCTGTCCTCTACGGCCCGGACGGTGAAGAGATTGCCACCGGGACGAACCGGCGTGAAACGGATCGGGATCCGGTGGGGCACGCGGAGGTCGTCGTCACGCGAAAGGCGGCGCAGGCACTGGGAACCTGGCGTTTGGATGGCTGCGAGCTCGTGGTCACGTTGGAACCGTGCACCATGTGCGCCGGCGCAATCCTGGGCGCGCGCGTGCAATCGCTGGTCTTCGGCGCGTACGAGCCGAAGACGGGAGCTGTCGGATCGCTTATCGACGTCTTGCGTGACCCGCCTCATCTCCACACCGTCGAAGTGCGCGGAGGCGTGCTGGAGACTGAAACCGCCTCACTGATGCGGGACTTCTTTGCGCGTGAAGTCCGTGGTCACACGGCCGATGGGCGAGCTTGA
- a CDS encoding tRNA adenosine deaminase-associated protein encodes MGAEFEDGYAVTVAMRGGEWVVAGFDDDFEHLSTAVKAVRNLRSEGAAFALLNVEEEYLVIVRPGPSDVRVLISDATMGVDDDFAAEILDQAGIDIPDIDPDELDNVDGWADGDFAILEDVGLSEQVLAVLIDDTSADPSTIIDSIADELGFADELDRVIRR; translated from the coding sequence ATGGGTGCAGAGTTTGAGGATGGCTACGCGGTGACCGTGGCCATGCGTGGTGGCGAGTGGGTTGTCGCAGGGTTCGACGATGACTTCGAGCACCTGTCCACCGCTGTGAAGGCGGTCCGCAACCTGCGTAGCGAGGGCGCTGCTTTCGCATTGCTGAACGTCGAGGAGGAGTACCTCGTCATTGTGCGCCCCGGCCCGAGTGACGTGCGCGTGCTCATTTCGGACGCGACGATGGGCGTGGACGATGATTTCGCTGCGGAGATCCTCGACCAGGCAGGCATTGACATCCCGGACATCGATCCGGATGAGCTGGACAATGTCGACGGGTGGGCGGACGGCGACTTCGCCATTCTGGAAGACGTTGGTCTCTCCGAGCAGGTGCTCGCAGTGCTTATCGACGACACCTCCGCCGACCCCTCCACCATCATCGACTCCATTGCGGACGAACTCGGCTTTGCCGACGAACTGGACCGCGTGATCAGGCGGTGA
- a CDS encoding prephenate dehydrogenase: MNGHNLSKRELPPTCVIGLGLIGGSIMRDLAAAGVDVYGYNHSRSGARAASREGFDVHDDLSSVLSRAASDNALIIVAVPMHAVEDVLDGIALYAPNCGVTDVVSVKKSVYDLIRERGMQLRYVGGHPMSGTEDSGWGASREGLFTRAAWAVTYDYAVECDNAGRRVPADWIELFADVCELARICGAEAVPVSVAAHDEAVARVSHLPHVLAEALAIVGDRGGTLAQSLAAGSFRGATRVAGTEPGLVRAMCETNADAVVKTIDEILVLLQDARDSLADPDRPSIEQLAGAGYRAATRMGARKGARAESVSPVKISSRPVMRIQLGAPGWVKALRQTESLGGRIDVF, translated from the coding sequence GTGAACGGCCACAATCTGAGCAAGCGCGAACTCCCCCCTACCTGCGTGATCGGGCTAGGGCTCATCGGGGGATCCATCATGCGAGATCTGGCCGCCGCCGGCGTAGATGTCTACGGCTACAACCACTCCCGCTCCGGCGCACGCGCCGCCTCCCGCGAGGGTTTCGACGTCCACGATGACCTTTCCAGCGTGCTGTCCCGCGCCGCCTCCGACAACGCCTTGATCATTGTCGCCGTGCCGATGCATGCCGTGGAAGATGTGCTCGACGGCATCGCCCTGTACGCCCCGAACTGCGGGGTGACAGATGTGGTGAGCGTGAAGAAGTCCGTTTACGATCTGATCCGCGAGCGTGGCATGCAGCTGCGCTACGTTGGCGGGCACCCCATGTCCGGCACCGAAGATTCCGGCTGGGGCGCCTCACGCGAAGGCTTGTTCACCCGCGCGGCCTGGGCCGTCACCTACGACTACGCCGTCGAGTGCGACAACGCAGGTCGCCGAGTGCCGGCGGACTGGATCGAGCTGTTTGCCGACGTCTGCGAGCTCGCCCGCATCTGCGGCGCGGAAGCCGTGCCGGTGTCTGTGGCTGCCCACGACGAAGCTGTCGCACGGGTCTCCCACCTGCCCCACGTGCTCGCCGAGGCGCTGGCCATCGTCGGTGACCGTGGCGGCACCCTCGCCCAGTCGCTGGCGGCTGGGTCCTTCCGCGGAGCGACCCGCGTCGCCGGTACCGAGCCCGGACTCGTGCGCGCGATGTGCGAGACCAACGCCGATGCCGTGGTGAAAACTATCGACGAGATCTTGGTCCTCCTGCAGGATGCCCGCGACTCCCTCGCCGACCCGGACCGCCCCTCCATCGAGCAGCTCGCCGGTGCCGGCTACCGCGCCGCCACCCGGATGGGCGCACGCAAGGGCGCCCGCGCCGAATCCGTGTCCCCGGTGAAGATCTCCTCGCGCCCCGTCATGCGCATCCAGCTCGGCGCCCCCGGCTGGGTCAAAGCACTGCGGCAAACCGAGTCGCTCGGCGGGCGCATCGACGTCTTCTAG
- a CDS encoding quaternary amine ABC transporter ATP-binding protein, which translates to MTTISARGLYKVFGKDPQNAIAALENGASREELMEKGSTAAVIDASFDVEPGEIFVIMGLSGCGKSTLIRMVNGLLPASGGTLEIDGTPLTEMSESQLRDLRRDKISMVFQHFALLPHRTVLQNAAYGLEIKGVSKAERDEKAHEALRMVDLDGWADYMPGELSGGMQQRVGLARALAADTDVLLMDEAFSALDPLIRKDMQDQLIELQGKLNKTILFITHDLNEAMRIGDRIAMMRSGRIEQIGTAEDILQNPANNFVADFVKDVDRARVLTADNIAEQPKETLGAGHGPLTAQKLLRETQNPWLVVLNRDRTPAGIVWEDAVARAVRNSENALPLNDGPATHTVHKDTPLHELFQLAADSPTPIVVTDNDGKFCGVVPRVTLLSAASTESSDPAAAAAADDADARAATTAHTTTNEVNE; encoded by the coding sequence ATGACAACGATTTCAGCCCGGGGACTCTATAAAGTCTTCGGCAAAGATCCGCAGAACGCGATCGCCGCCCTTGAAAACGGCGCGAGCCGCGAAGAACTAATGGAAAAGGGCAGCACAGCCGCCGTCATCGACGCCTCTTTCGATGTGGAGCCGGGCGAGATTTTCGTCATCATGGGCCTGTCCGGCTGCGGCAAGTCCACGCTCATCCGCATGGTCAACGGACTCTTGCCCGCCTCCGGCGGCACCCTAGAGATCGACGGCACCCCGTTGACGGAGATGTCCGAATCCCAGCTGCGCGACCTCCGCCGCGACAAGATCTCCATGGTCTTCCAGCATTTCGCGCTGCTCCCCCACCGCACCGTGCTGCAGAACGCGGCCTACGGCCTGGAAATCAAGGGCGTGTCCAAGGCCGAGCGCGACGAGAAGGCGCACGAGGCGCTGCGCATGGTCGACCTCGACGGATGGGCCGACTACATGCCGGGCGAACTCTCCGGCGGCATGCAGCAGCGCGTCGGCCTCGCCCGCGCGCTCGCTGCGGACACCGATGTCCTGCTCATGGACGAGGCATTCTCCGCGCTCGACCCGCTGATCCGCAAAGACATGCAGGACCAGCTCATCGAGCTGCAGGGCAAGCTGAACAAGACCATTTTGTTCATCACCCACGACCTCAACGAAGCCATGCGCATCGGCGACCGCATCGCGATGATGCGGTCCGGCCGCATCGAGCAGATCGGCACCGCCGAAGACATCCTCCAGAACCCGGCGAATAACTTCGTCGCCGACTTCGTCAAAGACGTCGACCGTGCGCGCGTGCTCACCGCCGACAACATCGCCGAGCAGCCGAAGGAGACCCTCGGCGCAGGCCACGGACCGCTCACCGCGCAGAAACTCCTGCGCGAGACGCAGAACCCGTGGCTCGTCGTTCTCAACCGCGACCGCACGCCCGCCGGCATCGTGTGGGAAGACGCTGTCGCGCGCGCCGTGCGCAACAGCGAGAACGCGCTTCCGCTTAACGACGGCCCGGCAACTCACACCGTCCACAAAGACACCCCCCTTCACGAGCTGTTCCAGCTCGCCGCGGACTCCCCGACCCCGATCGTGGTCACGGACAACGACGGCAAATTCTGCGGTGTCGTCCCACGCGTGACGCTACTGTCCGCCGCATCCACTGAGAGCAGCGATCCCGCCGCGGCGGCCGCCGCCGACGATGCCGATGCCCGCGCTGCAACCACTGCACACACCACGACCAACGAGGTGAACGAGTAA
- a CDS encoding ABC transporter permease: MDQTLIPRINVGDWVNDGIDWLTDNATVLFNAFSAVMTFLVEGFSNALLSIPVFILLAILVLIAWFVRSWRLALGALIGFLLVMGMRQWETMLQTMSLVLVSTLTAVIMAIPLGIWAAKSETVSKIVRPIMDFMQTMPAFVYLIPAVTFFSIGVVPGVFSTIIFALPPGVRMTELGIRQVDEETVEAGRSYGATPWQILRGIQLPLAVPTIMAGINQVIMLSLSMAVIAGMVGADGLGKEVTAAISTLDVAQGVEAGLAVVILAVYLDRLTAALGDLNAYKSSLLTQIRNRKN, encoded by the coding sequence ATGGACCAGACTTTGATTCCCCGCATCAACGTCGGCGACTGGGTCAACGACGGCATCGACTGGCTCACAGACAACGCCACAGTGCTTTTCAACGCCTTCAGTGCCGTCATGACATTCCTCGTCGAGGGCTTTTCCAACGCACTGTTGTCCATCCCGGTCTTCATTCTGCTGGCCATCCTGGTGCTCATCGCCTGGTTCGTCCGCTCCTGGCGCTTGGCCCTCGGCGCTTTGATCGGCTTCCTGCTGGTGATGGGCATGCGGCAGTGGGAGACCATGCTGCAGACAATGTCGCTGGTGCTCGTGTCCACCCTGACCGCGGTAATCATGGCGATCCCGCTGGGCATCTGGGCGGCGAAGTCGGAGACGGTGAGCAAGATCGTCCGCCCGATCATGGACTTCATGCAGACCATGCCGGCATTCGTCTATCTGATTCCGGCCGTGACCTTCTTCTCCATCGGTGTCGTGCCGGGCGTGTTCTCCACCATCATCTTCGCGCTGCCCCCGGGCGTGCGCATGACGGAGCTGGGCATCCGCCAGGTGGACGAGGAGACCGTCGAGGCCGGCCGTTCCTACGGCGCGACCCCGTGGCAGATTCTGCGCGGCATCCAGCTGCCGCTGGCAGTGCCGACGATCATGGCCGGAATCAACCAGGTCATCATGCTCTCGCTTTCCATGGCCGTCATCGCCGGCATGGTCGGCGCCGACGGTCTGGGCAAAGAAGTCACCGCCGCGATCTCCACGCTGGATGTCGCCCAGGGTGTCGAAGCAGGTCTGGCCGTGGTCATCCTGGCGGTCTACCTCGACCGTCTCACCGCCGCACTGGGCGATTTGAATGCATATAAGTCGTCTCTTTTGACCCAGATCCGGAATCGAAAAAACTAG
- a CDS encoding glycine betaine ABC transporter substrate-binding protein — protein sequence MTIRKTLATLSAATLIFGLTACSDSGDTASSEGGDGDKGTITLGYLPSWTDGLSTAYLLENKLEAAGYTVEHETLTDAAVLYAGLAKGDIDLYPSAWPEKTHAQYMDKYSDDIEDLGAYYDNALLTWAVPEYMEDINSIEDLKGKADDFGGKVVGIEPGAGLTKASEEAITEYGLDADGYSLSTSSTPAMLSELQTAVDGEKDIVVTLWRPFWANSKFPVKDLEDPKGALGEPESLHWLARGGFAEDNPEVAKWLEDLKLSDDEYGSLEDTVVNEYGEGKEPEAIEAWLGENPDIVKDLES from the coding sequence ATGACCATCCGTAAAACGCTAGCTACGCTGTCTGCCGCCACGCTCATCTTCGGGCTGACGGCATGCTCCGACTCTGGCGACACCGCTTCGAGCGAAGGGGGCGACGGAGACAAGGGCACCATCACCCTGGGCTACCTGCCGTCCTGGACCGACGGCCTGTCCACCGCTTACCTGCTGGAGAACAAGCTCGAGGCCGCCGGCTACACCGTCGAGCACGAGACCCTCACCGACGCCGCCGTCCTCTACGCCGGCCTGGCCAAGGGCGATATCGACCTGTACCCGTCCGCATGGCCGGAGAAGACCCACGCGCAGTACATGGACAAGTACTCCGACGACATCGAGGACTTGGGCGCCTACTACGACAATGCACTGCTGACCTGGGCTGTGCCGGAGTACATGGAGGACATCAACTCCATTGAGGACCTGAAGGGCAAGGCGGACGACTTCGGCGGCAAGGTCGTCGGCATCGAGCCTGGCGCCGGCCTGACCAAGGCATCCGAGGAGGCCATCACCGAGTACGGCCTGGATGCCGACGGATACTCCTTGTCCACCTCTTCCACCCCAGCTATGCTCTCCGAGCTGCAGACCGCGGTGGACGGCGAGAAGGACATCGTCGTCACCCTGTGGCGCCCGTTCTGGGCCAACTCCAAGTTCCCGGTCAAGGACCTGGAGGACCCGAAGGGCGCACTCGGTGAGCCGGAGTCCCTGCACTGGCTCGCACGCGGCGGCTTCGCCGAGGACAACCCCGAGGTGGCCAAGTGGCTCGAGGACCTGAAGCTCTCCGACGACGAGTACGGCTCCCTCGAGGACACCGTGGTCAACGAGTACGGCGAAGGCAAGGAGCCTGAAGCGATCGAGGCATGGCTGGGCGAGAACCCCGACATTGTCAAGGATCTCGAGAGCTAG
- the mgtE gene encoding magnesium transporter translates to MATVEQHDALLELERMIESHDIDGDHAEKICGLLEEAQLNDIIWLIERSPVKRSAVLFRLLSPERAGAVFDALDPNHQADMVRALGDDEVAAFFEEMGAEDRVMLLDELPAPVADRLLKELNEQDQENTNVVLGYEKGSVGRVMSPEIPEIYGDMTAQEVANLLREEAEELETIYTIPVMDEDRQLVGIVKMRDLFLADANDLVSDLVQDSPWAQAEDDAEDTARWFLPLALLAIPVVDNNNRLVGIFTFDEAQAVVESEDTEDSARQGGSEALKRPYLSTPVFTLMRSRIVWLLVLAISAILTVQVLDVFEGKLEQAVVLSLFIPLLTGTGGNTGNQAATTVTRALALGDVHKADILKVMWREIRVGFMLGAVLGSIGFVLASLVYDLDIGIIIGSTLLAICTMSATVGGAMPIVAKTVGADPAVFSNPFISTFCDATGLIIYFLIATSVLGL, encoded by the coding sequence ATGGCCACCGTTGAGCAGCACGATGCCCTGCTTGAGCTCGAGCGCATGATCGAGTCGCACGACATCGACGGCGACCACGCCGAAAAGATCTGTGGCCTGTTGGAAGAAGCGCAGCTCAACGACATCATCTGGCTGATTGAACGGTCGCCTGTCAAACGCAGTGCGGTGCTGTTCCGCCTGCTGTCGCCCGAGCGTGCCGGCGCTGTTTTTGACGCGCTCGACCCCAACCACCAGGCCGACATGGTGCGCGCGCTTGGCGACGATGAAGTCGCCGCATTCTTCGAGGAGATGGGTGCGGAAGACCGCGTCATGCTTCTCGACGAGCTTCCCGCCCCGGTGGCCGACCGCCTCCTCAAAGAGCTCAACGAGCAGGACCAAGAGAACACGAATGTGGTCCTCGGCTACGAAAAGGGCTCGGTCGGCCGTGTGATGTCCCCGGAGATTCCGGAGATCTACGGGGACATGACCGCGCAAGAGGTCGCGAACCTGCTGCGCGAAGAGGCCGAGGAGCTGGAGACCATCTACACCATCCCGGTGATGGATGAAGACCGGCAGCTGGTGGGCATTGTGAAGATGCGCGACTTGTTCCTCGCGGATGCCAATGACCTTGTGTCTGACCTAGTGCAGGATTCGCCGTGGGCGCAGGCGGAGGATGATGCAGAAGACACCGCCCGCTGGTTCCTCCCGCTGGCGCTGCTGGCCATCCCGGTGGTGGACAACAACAACCGCCTCGTGGGCATTTTCACCTTCGACGAAGCTCAGGCCGTGGTCGAGTCCGAGGACACCGAGGACAGCGCCCGCCAGGGTGGTTCGGAAGCGCTGAAGCGGCCGTACCTGTCCACGCCCGTGTTCACCCTGATGCGTTCGCGCATCGTGTGGCTGCTGGTGCTGGCGATCTCGGCGATTCTCACCGTGCAGGTCCTGGACGTGTTCGAGGGGAAGCTCGAGCAGGCCGTGGTGCTGTCCCTGTTCATCCCGCTGCTCACCGGCACCGGCGGAAACACCGGCAACCAGGCGGCAACGACCGTGACGCGTGCCCTTGCGCTTGGCGACGTCCACAAGGCCGACATCCTCAAAGTCATGTGGCGTGAAATCCGTGTCGGGTTCATGCTGGGTGCCGTTCTCGGCTCGATCGGTTTCGTGCTGGCCTCGTTGGTCTACGATTTGGACATCGGCATCATCATCGGATCGACCCTGCTGGCCATCTGCACAATGTCGGCGACGGTGGGCGGCGCCATGCCGATCGTGGCGAAGACGGTGGGCGCTGACCCGGCAGTGTTCTCCAACCCGTTCATCTCCACCTTCTGCGATGCGACGGGTCTGATCATCTACTTCCTCATCGCTACCTCGGTCCTGGGCCTGTGA
- a CDS encoding IS481 family transposase, translating into MNSPNRNLAIVKAVRDQGEPVTKVAKRFGISRQRIYKILSEFDAGGEQAIAPKSRAPHTHPNAVPETLRNHIIDMRKELTKAGFDAGPDTIAFHLGQQGLRVPSTSTIRRIITEAGLVAPQPQKKPRSSYIRFEAAMPNECWQADITYLFLIDGRRVEVLDFIDDHSRYLLSITARPAFTGPAVAAELQRLIDTYGPPASTLTDNGLVFTARLAGRKGGRNAFEKTLNDNRIQQKNGRPGHPQTQGKIERFHQTLKRWINAQPPAETIPQLQRQLNEFTAYYNTERPHRSLGRRTPHQAYTTGPKAEPTFTPKEEWRTRNDVVAASGKVTIRYAGRLYSLGIGRAHSGEEVLMIITDNHITTSLKETGEPITEHYIDTSRNYQKPYWRKGQPPLT; encoded by the coding sequence ATGAACAGCCCGAACCGAAATCTCGCCATCGTCAAAGCCGTCCGCGATCAAGGCGAACCAGTCACCAAAGTCGCCAAACGATTCGGCATCTCCCGCCAACGCATCTACAAGATCCTCTCCGAGTTCGACGCCGGAGGCGAACAAGCCATCGCCCCCAAATCGCGCGCGCCGCACACCCACCCCAATGCCGTGCCGGAGACCCTGCGCAACCACATCATCGACATGCGCAAAGAACTCACCAAAGCAGGTTTCGACGCAGGGCCCGACACCATCGCTTTCCACTTAGGACAACAAGGCCTGCGTGTGCCGTCAACATCGACGATCCGCCGGATCATCACTGAAGCCGGACTTGTTGCCCCGCAACCGCAAAAGAAACCACGCAGCTCCTACATCAGGTTTGAAGCGGCCATGCCCAACGAATGCTGGCAGGCCGACATCACCTACCTCTTCCTCATCGACGGCAGGCGCGTAGAAGTCCTCGACTTCATCGACGACCACTCCCGCTACCTGCTATCGATCACCGCCCGGCCAGCATTTACAGGGCCAGCTGTCGCAGCAGAACTACAGCGCCTCATCGACACCTACGGCCCACCGGCATCCACACTCACTGACAACGGGCTGGTGTTCACCGCCCGACTAGCCGGACGCAAAGGCGGCAGAAACGCATTCGAGAAAACACTTAACGACAACCGTATCCAGCAGAAAAACGGCCGGCCAGGCCACCCACAAACCCAAGGCAAAATCGAACGCTTCCACCAAACACTCAAACGCTGGATCAACGCACAACCACCAGCAGAAACCATCCCCCAACTACAACGGCAGCTCAACGAATTCACCGCCTACTACAACACCGAACGCCCCCACCGATCACTCGGACGCCGTACCCCACACCAGGCCTACACAACAGGACCTAAAGCTGAACCAACCTTCACCCCGAAAGAAGAATGGCGCACCCGCAACGACGTCGTCGCCGCCAGCGGCAAAGTCACCATCCGCTACGCCGGCAGGCTCTACAGCCTAGGAATCGGCCGAGCCCACAGCGGCGAAGAAGTCCTGATGATCATCACCGACAACCACATCACGACATCACTAAAAGAAACCGGCGAACCCATCACCGAGCACTACATCGACACATCCCGCAACTACCAAAAACCATACTGGCGAAAAGGCCAACCCCCACTGACCTGA
- a CDS encoding histidinol-phosphate transaminase gives MIRPDLAAIPAYVPGTSDPEALKLSSNEVAGQPLPAAAEAMAKAAITGNRYPDMGTTQLRTALGKHLSVDPGNIAVGCGSSALCQQLAQATSTPENNIVFPWRSFEAYPIFCRIAGAEPRPVPLLDDGHLDLHTIASTIDERTSLVYLCSPNNPSGAVVTRAEFDDFMARVPDHVTVALDEAYVEFNRDPDAVNGCDVWREHDNVLCLRTFSKAYGLAGVRIGYAFGHRELIDAVNKVGVPFQVSAIAQAGALASLHHSDELLARLEDTIEVRDEVADRIGAARSQANFVWLPAEKCDREPAYIAADLARRGVLVRAFPEGLRVTVTDREEADEFLSAWDAVT, from the coding sequence ATGATCCGCCCTGACCTCGCCGCCATCCCCGCCTACGTCCCCGGCACGTCTGATCCGGAGGCGTTGAAGCTGTCCTCGAACGAGGTTGCTGGCCAGCCTCTCCCGGCGGCTGCGGAGGCGATGGCCAAGGCCGCGATCACCGGCAACCGTTACCCGGACATGGGCACGACACAGCTGCGCACGGCGCTGGGCAAGCACCTCAGCGTCGATCCCGGCAACATCGCCGTTGGCTGCGGTTCGTCCGCGCTGTGCCAGCAGCTCGCACAGGCCACGTCCACACCCGAGAACAACATCGTCTTCCCGTGGCGCAGCTTCGAGGCGTACCCCATCTTCTGCCGCATCGCCGGGGCCGAGCCGCGACCGGTGCCTTTGCTTGACGACGGCCACCTCGACCTGCACACCATCGCGTCCACCATCGACGAACGAACGTCCCTGGTCTACCTCTGCTCCCCCAACAACCCGTCGGGCGCAGTGGTGACCCGCGCCGAGTTCGACGACTTCATGGCCCGCGTTCCGGACCATGTCACCGTGGCGCTCGATGAGGCGTACGTCGAGTTCAACCGCGACCCCGATGCCGTCAACGGCTGCGACGTTTGGCGGGAGCACGACAATGTCCTGTGTTTGCGCACCTTCTCCAAGGCGTACGGTCTGGCGGGCGTGCGCATCGGATACGCCTTCGGGCACCGCGAGCTGATCGACGCCGTGAACAAAGTCGGCGTCCCCTTCCAAGTCTCCGCCATCGCCCAAGCCGGGGCGCTCGCTTCGCTGCACCACTCCGACGAGCTGTTGGCCCGCCTCGAAGACACCATCGAGGTCCGTGACGAGGTCGCCGACCGCATCGGCGCCGCCCGCTCCCAGGCCAACTTTGTCTGGCTTCCTGCCGAGAAGTGCGACCGCGAACCAGCCTACATTGCCGCTGATCTTGCCCGGCGCGGTGTGCTCGTGCGCGCCTTCCCCGAAGGGCTCCGCGTGACAGTGACCGACCGCGAGGAAGCCGACGAGTTCCTTTCCGCGTGGGACGCGGTGACCTAG
- a CDS encoding phage holin family protein has protein sequence MRFIVDLVVTALALWLVTVIVPGVEIFGGIGAFIWVALVFMFVNAFISPLVNLISFPLKVLTLGLFSLIVNTLLFSLTGWISDSIGNGLQIDGFWSAFFGAIVMAIASWIVGGIFRAIGGDKVKTDA, from the coding sequence ATGCGTTTCATTGTCGACCTCGTAGTTACAGCACTGGCCCTGTGGCTGGTCACCGTTATCGTCCCGGGCGTAGAGATCTTCGGCGGCATCGGCGCGTTCATCTGGGTCGCCCTGGTGTTCATGTTCGTCAACGCGTTCATCTCCCCGCTGGTGAACCTGATCAGCTTCCCGCTGAAGGTTCTCACGCTGGGCTTGTTCTCCCTGATCGTTAACACCCTGCTGTTCTCCCTGACCGGCTGGATTTCCGACAGCATCGGTAACGGCCTGCAGATTGACGGCTTCTGGTCCGCGTTCTTCGGTGCCATCGTCATGGCGATCGCGTCCTGGATCGTCGGCGGCATCTTCCGCGCCATCGGCGGCGACAAGGTGAAGACTGACGCTTAA
- a CDS encoding NAD(P)H-quinone oxidoreductase — translation MKAITVTDPENPRSLELVDAPTPVLREGEVLVKIHATGVNRADLVQAEGNYPPPKGESEIIGLECTGEIVDAGGTDRKVGDEVACLLAGGGYAEYVAVPEGQLMRIPDGLSLIETAAVIEVATTVWSNLGMLAGVGEGDRVLIHGGSGGIGSFAIQLCKALGAEVAVTAGSAEKLEYCKELGADILINYKEQDFIDELKGSCDVILDVIGGPYLEDNIKSLATDGKLIVIAVQGGPKGELSLGRMMPRRLSVHATTLRARPWAMKADICRSTEEHVWPLIEDGSIKHQLTKTFPLADAAAAHDHLDSGTSTGKVVLVVD, via the coding sequence ATGAAAGCAATTACCGTCACGGACCCAGAGAACCCGCGTTCGCTCGAGCTTGTCGACGCCCCCACCCCCGTCCTCCGCGAAGGCGAAGTCCTCGTGAAAATTCACGCGACCGGCGTCAACCGCGCCGACCTCGTGCAGGCGGAGGGCAATTACCCACCGCCGAAGGGCGAGTCCGAGATTATCGGCCTGGAATGCACCGGTGAGATCGTCGACGCAGGCGGCACCGACCGCAAGGTCGGCGACGAGGTCGCCTGCCTGCTCGCCGGCGGCGGCTACGCCGAGTACGTCGCGGTGCCGGAGGGCCAGCTCATGCGCATCCCGGACGGACTGTCGCTGATCGAGACCGCTGCTGTCATTGAGGTGGCCACCACCGTCTGGTCCAACCTGGGCATGCTCGCCGGCGTCGGCGAGGGCGACCGCGTCCTTATTCATGGCGGTTCCGGCGGCATCGGCTCGTTTGCCATCCAGCTGTGCAAGGCACTCGGTGCGGAAGTCGCGGTCACCGCGGGCTCGGCAGAAAAGCTCGAGTACTGCAAGGAGCTCGGCGCCGACATCCTCATTAATTACAAAGAGCAGGATTTCATCGACGAGCTCAAGGGCTCCTGCGACGTGATCCTCGATGTCATCGGCGGGCCCTACCTAGAAGACAACATCAAGTCCCTGGCGACCGACGGCAAGCTCATCGTCATCGCTGTGCAGGGTGGCCCGAAGGGCGAGCTCTCGCTGGGCCGGATGATGCCGCGCCGCCTGTCAGTGCACGCCACGACCCTGCGCGCTCGCCCGTGGGCGATGAAGGCAGATATTTGCCGCTCCACCGAGGAGCACGTGTGGCCGCTCATTGAGGACGGTTCGATCAAGCACCAGCTGACTAAGACGTTCCCGCTTGCCGACGCCGCAGCAGCTCACGACCACCTCGACTCCGGCACCTCCACCGGGAAGGTCGTCCTTGTTGTCGATTAG